GCGCATCATCATGAGAAAGCGGATCTTTTGCGATATCTTTTCGCAGGATTGTGGGTTGCTCCGTGACGTGTTCCAGCGGCTCTACGTCGGACGTGTCGAGTTGCTCTAGCTTCTCCATGTAACCCAATATTTTATTCATATCCTCTTTGAGGCCTTCTGCTTCCTTATCTTTTAGCTGAAGCCTTGCAAGATGGGCCATATACTGCACATCCTCTTTTGTAACTGACATACTCGTTTTTTTTATTAAATTTAAAAATCTGTTTCACCCGGGGGGTAAAATTGTGGGGTATAAAGTAATAAATTCCATGCAAAGGAATAAGAAGCTATGAGTAAAATCAATTATAAAGAGGTGATGGTGATGGGAGCCGGCGGCGTGGGCGGTTTTTTTGGAGGCAGGCTTGGACTGCATACCGGCCGCCGGGTCTCGCTGGTTGCACGGGGAGAACATCTGCTCTCCATACTTGAACATGGATTGATCGCAGACAGCAAGGATGGCGATTTTACAATTCACGGTCCGGCTTCGGATGATCCGGTTTTTCTTCCCGACCCCGACCTGATCATCTTCACAGTAAAATCGCACGATACAGATGATGCGATCGAAAAAATAAAACCGAAAGTTAAAGGTCAGACTCAAATATTGCCGCTTCAAAACGGGATCGAAAACATTCCGAAACTGATACGTGCATTT
Above is a genomic segment from Rhodohalobacter sp. SW132 containing:
- the gatC gene encoding Asp-tRNA(Asn)/Glu-tRNA(Gln) amidotransferase subunit GatC, whose translation is MSVTKEDVQYMAHLARLQLKDKEAEGLKEDMNKILGYMEKLEQLDTSDVEPLEHVTEQPTILRKDIAKDPLSHDDALKNAPDADSDYFRVPRVIE